From Bacteroidota bacterium, one genomic window encodes:
- the gldA gene encoding gliding motility-associated ABC transporter ATP-binding subunit GldA produces the protein MSVHISHLTKLFGEQAAVNDISFAVNPGEILGFLGPNGAGKSTTMKIITGYIPQTSGSATVCGFDVEKQSLDVRRHIGYLPENNPLYTDMYIKEYLEFVARLHGMKSFGKRVEEMIALTGLTPERKKKIGQLSKGYRQRVGLAQAMLHNPDVLILDEPTSGLDPNQLVEVRNLIKQLGKEKTVILSTHIMQEVQAICNRAIIINKGVIVADDTVDALRNTSADTSIINATFKETVEIALIKKLQGVTHVKHIGNSQFIIQYSGNADMREQLFRFAVDNQLTLLNLQIERQELEDIFQQLTSGNKINL, from the coding sequence ATGTCTGTACATATTTCTCATCTCACAAAATTATTTGGCGAACAAGCTGCTGTTAATGATATTTCATTTGCAGTAAACCCAGGTGAAATTCTGGGATTTCTGGGGCCAAACGGTGCAGGAAAAAGTACTACCATGAAAATTATTACCGGATATATTCCACAAACATCAGGTAGTGCAACTGTTTGCGGATTTGATGTGGAGAAACAAAGTTTAGATGTAAGAAGACATATAGGATATCTGCCGGAAAATAATCCGCTTTATACCGATATGTATATAAAGGAGTATCTGGAATTTGTGGCAAGGCTGCATGGGATGAAATCCTTTGGAAAGCGAGTGGAGGAAATGATTGCATTAACAGGACTAACTCCTGAGCGCAAAAAGAAAATCGGGCAACTATCAAAAGGGTACAGACAGCGTGTGGGATTGGCTCAGGCAATGTTGCACAATCCGGATGTTTTGATTTTGGATGAACCTACTTCAGGTTTAGATCCAAATCAATTGGTGGAGGTGCGCAATCTGATAAAACAATTGGGAAAAGAAAAAACAGTGATTCTCAGTACACATATTATGCAGGAAGTACAAGCCATTTGCAACAGAGCCATTATTATTAATAAAGGAGTGATTGTAGCAGATGATACTGTTGACGCTTTGCGCAATACCTCTGCCGATACATCTATAATCAATGCTACATTTAAAGAAACTGTGGAAATAGCATTGATAAAAAAACTTCAAGGTGTTACTCATGTAAAGCATATTGGAAACAGTCAATTTATTATTCAATACAGCGGCAATGCAGATATGCGGGAACAGCTTTTTCGTTTTGCAGTTGATAATCAACTTACACTATTAAACTTGCAAATAGAACGACAAGAACTGGAAGACATATTCCAACAACTCACTTCAGGAAATAAAATAAATCTATAA
- the gldF gene encoding gliding motility-associated ABC transporter permease subunit GldF, which yields MIAIYRKELNVFLSSLIGYITITIFLLANGLFNWVFTDTSILESGFASLDPFFNFAPWIFMFLIPAITMRSFAEERSTGTIEFLATRPVTDLQIILGKFFAASTLVLFSVLPTILYYFTVSRLASPPGNVDTGGIIGSYIGLILLGCTFVAISIFTSSISNNQIVAFIGGLFACFFFYYAFDAMALLPFFVGSADKIFYAFSINQHYLNISKGYIDFRDVVYFASAIGLFLYLTKTSFESRKW from the coding sequence GTGATTGCAATCTACAGGAAAGAATTAAATGTTTTTTTGAGTTCCTTAATTGGTTATATAACTATCACCATTTTTTTGTTGGCGAATGGATTATTTAATTGGGTATTTACTGATACCAGTATTTTAGAAAGTGGATTCGCCAGCTTAGATCCATTTTTCAATTTTGCTCCCTGGATTTTTATGTTTTTAATTCCCGCAATTACAATGCGTTCGTTTGCCGAAGAAAGAAGTACAGGCACAATTGAATTTCTTGCAACAAGACCTGTTACGGATTTACAAATTATTCTCGGGAAATTTTTTGCTGCATCCACCTTGGTGCTGTTCTCCGTGCTGCCAACTATTTTATATTATTTCACCGTGAGCAGACTTGCATCGCCTCCCGGCAATGTAGATACCGGCGGCATTATCGGATCTTATATTGGTTTAATTTTATTGGGCTGCACTTTTGTTGCCATTTCCATTTTCACTTCATCCATCAGCAATAATCAGATTGTTGCTTTTATTGGTGGTTTGTTTGCGTGTTTCTTTTTTTATTATGCATTCGATGCCATGGCGCTGTTGCCATTTTTTGTGGGAAGCGCAGATAAAATATTTTATGCATTTAGCATTAACCAACATTATTTAAATATCAGCAAAGGCTATATTGATTTTAGAGATGTAGTTTATTTTGCAAGTGCTATCGGATTATTTCTCTATTTAACTAAAACAAGTTTTGAAAGTAGAAAATGGTAA
- the gldG gene encoding gliding motility-associated ABC transporter substrate-binding protein GldG — protein sequence MVNNLSHYSRNRRRALLRLLLVTAMLILLNYACSQLFYRIDLTEEKRFSLSEPTKELLRNQDDIIYVKIYLSGDLTPNLKQLQQSTVEMLKQFQAYGNENIQYEISNPFDIPDENNLAAYLKELEAQQVFSIPFGISEKEQSSRSFLFPYAVVNYHGKDKTVMLIDQIQPLSPVYDPTVAISLLEYKFSKAIRLLSDDKKPSIAFIAGHDELDTLYVQDIAISLNELYDVYRLDLPNSEYIDTTYNVIVIAKPRSAFSDADKYKIDQYLMYGGNILWLIDPVIADFDSLKRSGEFTSVDYDLRIMDQLIQYGARVNNTIIQDKQCTNIMVPFGNTFQPRPWLYNPIITGFNKQSPIVKNIDAIEGKFMSTVDTLAVPGIKKTILLTTSPASRFLISPTRITYNIVQSQYMPKDEQFNKPNLPVAVLLEGNFTSAFISRKPTAKLLEQQRIGNGVFKEKGETAKMIVIGDGDMIKNYVDQEGKIYPLGANNIEKYIFGNKDFLLNCIEYLSDLSGLMETRAKEVKLRPLNQERVKADRTQWQIINIAVPIFLLYLFSGIYNYIRNRKYNH from the coding sequence ATGGTAAATAATCTTTCACACTATTCACGCAACAGACGCAGAGCTCTACTGCGATTATTGTTAGTTACCGCAATGCTGATATTGCTGAATTATGCATGCTCACAATTATTTTATCGCATTGATCTTACTGAAGAAAAAAGATTTTCGCTGAGCGAACCGACTAAAGAATTACTGCGCAATCAGGATGATATTATTTATGTGAAAATTTATTTGAGTGGCGACTTAACACCAAACCTGAAGCAATTGCAACAAAGCACAGTTGAAATGCTAAAACAATTTCAGGCGTATGGCAACGAAAATATTCAGTATGAAATTTCAAATCCATTTGACATTCCCGATGAAAATAATCTTGCTGCATATTTAAAAGAGTTGGAAGCGCAACAAGTATTTTCTATTCCCTTTGGTATTTCGGAAAAAGAACAGAGCAGCCGTTCCTTTTTATTTCCTTATGCTGTTGTAAATTATCATGGGAAAGATAAAACGGTGATGTTGATTGATCAAATTCAACCCCTCTCTCCTGTGTATGATCCTACAGTTGCAATTTCATTATTGGAATATAAATTTTCAAAAGCTATCCGCTTATTATCGGATGATAAAAAACCGTCCATTGCTTTTATTGCCGGTCATGATGAATTAGACACATTGTATGTTCAGGACATTGCAATTTCACTAAATGAATTGTACGATGTGTATCGTCTCGACTTACCGAATTCAGAATATATTGACACCACTTATAATGTAATTGTAATTGCAAAACCACGCAGTGCTTTCAGCGATGCAGATAAATATAAAATAGATCAGTACCTGATGTACGGCGGAAATATTTTATGGTTGATAGATCCGGTAATTGCAGATTTTGATAGCTTGAAACGCAGTGGTGAATTTACTAGTGTTGATTACGACTTGCGGATAATGGATCAGTTAATTCAATATGGTGCAAGAGTAAATAATACGATAATTCAGGATAAGCAATGCACAAATATTATGGTACCGTTTGGCAATACATTTCAACCTCGCCCCTGGCTATACAATCCAATTATTACCGGTTTTAATAAACAAAGTCCGATTGTAAAAAACATTGATGCCATTGAAGGAAAGTTTATGAGTACTGTAGATACACTTGCAGTGCCCGGCATTAAAAAAACTATTTTGCTCACCACCTCTCCTGCAAGCAGGTTTCTTATAAGTCCTACCCGTATTACTTATAATATTGTGCAATCGCAATATATGCCTAAAGATGAGCAGTTTAATAAACCCAATTTACCGGTGGCTGTATTATTAGAAGGAAATTTTACTTCTGCTTTTATATCACGTAAACCCACAGCAAAATTATTAGAGCAACAGCGCATTGGTAATGGTGTATTTAAAGAGAAGGGCGAAACTGCAAAAATGATAGTGATTGGCGATGGTGATATGATAAAAAATTATGTGGATCAGGAAGGGAAAATATATCCGTTGGGAGCAAATAATATTGAGAAATATATATTCGGGAATAAAGATTTTCTTTTGAATTGCATTGAATATTTAAGTGATCTCAGTGGACTAATGGAAACTCGTGCTAAAGAAGTAAAATTGCGACCACTTAATCAGGAACGTGTGAAAGCAGACCGCACCCAATGGCAAATCATTAATATTGCGGTTCCAATATTTTTACTTTATTTGTTCAGCGGTATTTATAATTATATACGCAACAGGAAATACAATCATTAA
- a CDS encoding T9SS type A sorting domain-containing protein, producing MFKSLKILVFTAFLCNYIHIVAQQDSIPYSISLQEITWMDWPGLQSSAFGEWDGKWFFLAGRIGGMHGMFPPDPFAQEEANHFVWMLDPVSGEYWSKEVYGLDLNLADQLRSTNTEFLQRDNYLYIIGGYGLDSASLTFITFPQLIAVDLEILEEALLSDGEIHSAFRFITDEMFRITGGESQWLNDKAYLFGGQNFSGIYTQIHSEMFTQIYTNSVYKFFINDDGVSLSVGEVEQITDSINFHRRDLNFKPIMYPGAVPGLAEYSGVFQYESNIPWLTNMYLSEDNYTVDSSMQHRFSNYTCPVLSVYDSESEIAYTTFFGGISQFYFDTINKVVLEDLNIPFTPDISTVIRNPDGSSAQFLHPESFETLLGSNAVFIPSSEVPQYSNHVIQLDAIDGEIFAGYIFGGIEAEAGNFGLSSASNKLFKVMLQRIIPVDIHTSLSNSQILIYPNPVTDNCSITNNSTISIQSIFVYTIEGKLIWQNKMSIVPGTQLQFPVNQFVKGIYILRCDTDQGSVFNALIKQ from the coding sequence ATGTTTAAAAGCTTGAAAATACTGGTGTTCACAGCCTTTTTATGTAACTATATCCACATCGTTGCACAACAAGATTCTATTCCCTATTCCATCAGCCTTCAGGAAATTACCTGGATGGACTGGCCGGGATTGCAATCTTCCGCATTTGGAGAGTGGGATGGTAAATGGTTTTTTTTAGCCGGAAGAATTGGAGGTATGCACGGTATGTTTCCTCCTGATCCATTTGCACAAGAAGAGGCAAATCATTTTGTTTGGATGCTCGATCCGGTGTCTGGTGAATATTGGTCTAAAGAAGTGTATGGTCTTGATTTGAATTTAGCAGATCAGTTGCGTTCTACAAATACTGAATTTTTACAGCGGGATAATTACTTATATATCATCGGTGGATATGGACTGGATTCTGCATCATTAACTTTTATTACGTTCCCGCAATTAATTGCTGTTGATCTGGAAATTTTAGAAGAGGCGTTGTTATCTGATGGTGAAATACATTCTGCTTTCAGATTTATTACTGACGAAATGTTTCGCATTACCGGTGGAGAATCACAATGGTTAAATGATAAAGCATATCTTTTTGGTGGGCAGAATTTCAGTGGCATCTACACACAAATTCATTCGGAGATGTTTACGCAGATTTATACAAATAGCGTTTACAAGTTTTTTATAAATGATGATGGTGTTTCTCTTTCTGTAGGTGAAGTGGAACAGATAACAGATAGTATAAATTTTCATCGTCGTGATTTAAATTTCAAACCAATAATGTATCCCGGAGCTGTTCCAGGATTAGCGGAATACTCCGGCGTATTTCAATACGAAAGCAATATTCCGTGGTTAACTAATATGTATTTATCCGAGGATAATTACACCGTAGATTCTTCAATGCAACATCGCTTTAGTAATTATACTTGTCCGGTGTTGAGTGTTTATGATTCTGAATCAGAAATTGCTTACACTACTTTTTTTGGTGGCATCAGTCAGTTTTATTTCGACACAATAAACAAAGTTGTTTTAGAAGATTTAAATATTCCATTTACTCCTGATATTTCTACAGTAATAAGAAATCCCGATGGAAGCAGTGCGCAATTTTTACATCCCGAATCTTTTGAAACTTTGTTGGGAAGCAATGCCGTATTTATTCCTTCCTCTGAAGTACCACAATACAGCAATCATGTAATTCAATTAGATGCAATTGATGGAGAAATTTTCGCCGGATATATTTTTGGAGGTATAGAAGCCGAGGCAGGTAATTTTGGATTAAGCAGTGCGAGTAATAAATTATTTAAGGTAATGTTGCAACGTATAATTCCTGTTGATATTCATACATCATTAAGCAATAGCCAAATTTTAATTTATCCAAATCCTGTAACAGATAATTGCAGTATTACAAATAATTCTACGATTTCAATTCAATCAATATTTGTCTATACGATAGAAGGTAAATTGATTTGGCAAAACAAGATGAGCATTGTTCCCGGTACACAATTGCAATTTCCGGTAAATCAATTTGTAAAAGGAATATATATTTTGCGATGTGATACAGACCAGGGCTCTGTTTTTAATGCATTGATAAAGCAATAA
- the dnaN gene encoding DNA polymerase III subunit beta, with amino-acid sequence MKFIVSTTSLLRNLQMVNGVISSNTVLPILEDFLFELNKNQLTISGTDLETSITTTLDIESKVEGKVAIPARILVEYLKTLPEQPLTIDIDEESFAVEITTDRGKYKLNGENGNDFPRIPVADEVSELTLSTSVLQKAINKTLFAASTDELRPQMTGVYFQLSNEGITFVATDAHKLVRYKRTDTKHDKNNSFIVPKRALNLLKSVLPAEDSQVQISYNSSNAFFIFNDIKLICRLIDARYPDYNAVIPKDNPNKLLVSRADLLNTLRRVMIFSNKTTHQVNLKINGNALTMSAQDLDFNNEAKESLDCQYSGEDMEIGFNAKFLLEMLNAMDNEEVKMELSTPSRAGILLPTEAEDGEDLLMLVMPVMINV; translated from the coding sequence ATGAAATTTATTGTAAGCACCACATCGTTGCTCCGCAATCTGCAGATGGTGAATGGAGTGATTAGCAGCAACACTGTATTACCAATATTGGAAGATTTTCTTTTTGAATTAAATAAAAATCAACTGACTATTTCGGGTACTGATTTAGAAACTTCCATTACAACTACTCTTGATATTGAATCAAAAGTGGAAGGAAAGGTGGCGATACCTGCCCGCATTTTAGTGGAATATCTGAAAACATTACCCGAGCAACCACTTACTATTGATATAGATGAAGAATCTTTCGCAGTGGAAATAACTACAGACAGAGGTAAGTATAAACTGAACGGTGAAAACGGAAATGATTTCCCCCGCATTCCTGTGGCTGATGAAGTGAGCGAGCTTACTTTGAGTACTAGCGTATTGCAGAAGGCGATAAATAAAACGTTATTTGCAGCAAGTACGGATGAATTGCGTCCGCAAATGACGGGTGTATATTTTCAATTGAGTAATGAAGGGATCACTTTTGTTGCCACGGATGCACATAAACTTGTGCGCTATAAAAGAACAGATACCAAGCACGATAAAAACAATTCTTTCATCGTTCCAAAACGTGCATTAAATCTTTTAAAATCTGTGTTGCCTGCGGAAGATTCTCAAGTACAGATTTCTTACAACAGCTCTAATGCATTTTTTATATTTAATGATATCAAACTTATTTGCCGTTTGATTGATGCTCGTTATCCTGATTATAATGCAGTGATACCAAAAGACAATCCGAATAAATTATTGGTGAGCCGTGCAGATTTACTAAACACCTTGCGTCGTGTAATGATATTTTCAAACAAAACAACACATCAGGTGAATTTAAAAATTAATGGCAATGCACTTACTATGTCAGCACAGGATCTTGACTTTAATAATGAGGCAAAAGAAAGTTTGGACTGTCAATATTCAGGTGAGGATATGGAGATTGGTTTTAATGCAAAATTTTTATTGGAGATGCTGAATGCAATGGATAATGAAGAAGTAAAAATGGAACTCTCTACACCTTCCAGGGCCGGGATCTTATTACCTACAGAAGCAGAAGATGGAGAAGACTTATTGATGTTGGTGATGCCTGTTATGATTAATGTTTAA